The following nucleotide sequence is from Candidatus Woesearchaeota archaeon.
CAAAAAATTCTCGAGGAATTAAATCAAACTAAAGAGGAATTTTGGAACATTAGTTCAGAAACATCAAATTTTCTTCAAATAATTATTAATACAATAAAACCTCAAAATATTTTAGAAATAGGAACGTCCAATGGATTCTCCTCACTTCAAATGAATTTAACAGCCCACAAATTAAATCCCCCACCCCAAATAATAACCCTCGAAAAAAGACCCGATTGGGCGCCAATTGCAGAAAAAAACATTGCCAAATCAGAATCTACAAATATAACTTTAATTATAGGAAATGCCCTTGAAACTATTCCAAAATTAAAAGAAAAAATTAATCCAAATTTACAATTCAATCTTATTTTCATTGACGCAATGAAACGCCAGTATATAGAATATATCAAATTACTAGAGTCAAATAACCTTTTATCAAAAAAATGCATAATCCTCGCCGATAATGTAATCTCACATTCAAAAAAAGTAGAAGAATATATTAATTATGTAAAACAAAATCCAGCTTATTTTTCAAAAACATTAAATATAGGCCCAGGACTAGAAATTACTATAAAAAAATAATCACACACTAAAAAAAACACAATAAATAAACAAAAAAAATAATAAAAAAAATCAATAAACAACATAAAAAAAATGAAACGAAAACAAATAAATAACAAAGAAGTGAAAAAAATAATTAAAACACTAACAGAAAAATTCAAAATAGAAGGATTAATATCAAAAAAAGATAGATTAGAACTCGTAGAAGATTATATTATAACCTGCAACCACAAACCCATATTTTTTTACTACCAAGAAATATTAATTCCAACTTTAAAATTGCTCATAGAAGATAATTTTCTTCCAAAAGTAGTCATCGATATGCCTGCAGTTAAATTTATTATTAATGGCGCAGACGTTATGCGACCAGGAATCAAAGAAATGGAACTTTTTGAAAAAAACCAACCAATAGTAATTATTGACGAAACTCACAAAAAACCTTTAGCAATAGGAATTCCAACTCTTAGTTCAGAAGATTTAGAAAAAAAAGAAAAAGGAAAATTAATTAAAAATATTCACCATGTAGGTGATGAAATTTGGTCGTTTAACTAACAAACTTATTCTTAAAAAAAATATGATAAAAAAATAATTAACCCACTCCAGCCTAAACAAAAAACATAAAATAAAAAAAATTATAATTTTTTATATGCCCCTTCAACTGACTCCACAATTAGTTGTGCAACATAATCTAAATTATCAGATCTTCTAAGTTCTCTACAAATTTCTATTTGCATCGAATGATCAGGAGTTCCTTTGTGATATTGAATCCCATTATTTTTACTCCAGGCAGGATATTTTTTACCAATCCAAGTTCTTAGTCCTTTGTCATTTTTTAATTTTTCATCCAAACTTAACCTCATATTTCTTGCAAGTTTAGTGTTTGTTCTAACAACACCTGTATTTGATTTGCCCTTGGGATGTTTTTTTGGACCAACATAAGTTTTTGTTGCAGAATTATATTTCGCCCCAATACCTAAATCAATTCCAATGCGCCCATCATCCGAAACACCATGAATGTAAATCACCAATGCATGCTGCTCACCATCATGTTCTCCTTTCGAATGAATTCTCGCACCCATTGCCAATTCAGAAATATCTGAATAAAACTCATGTTTAAGTCCACCCATTCTAGCAGCAGCAATATCATTAAAATCAGACTGACTTCTTCTAATTTTATTATTAACAACTAATGATGCACCCAATAATTCTGCAATTTTTTCTACCAACTTATCAGTTTGCAAATCATCTCCCGCACCATGAGGTGCTACAACAACATATTTACTAGCCCCCTCCTGCTTAAACCCATACTTGGTTTCAATTCTTTCTTTCATTTTTGTCCTCCAACAACACATATTCACCCCAATTTTCATTCAAACTCGATAAACTCAAGTTTAAACAACAAATAAAGTGTTAAATACACACTAACTCGTTCGTAACTAACCGTGAACCTCGCTCTAACTAAAAAAAGAAAAACGACACTCACTCTAACTAATTACAAACTAGTTTCACCTTTTTGAAAGCAAAATCTTGCTTTATTTCACTTCAACACACTAACATAATTAACACACCAAAGAGATATAAAAGTTACCCCAAAAATATCTATCAAAGTAAGAAAATAAAAACAAAAATTAATATACTTCAAAAATAACCAATAAATAAACTCAAAAATAAAAACAATAAAAATTTAAAAAAAAAAGGAAAAACAAAATGAAACAAAAAATAATTCTTGCATCCACATCACCCAGAAGAAAAGGACTCCTGCAACAAATCAACATTAATTTTGATATAAAACCAAGCAAATATGAAGAAGATATGACTCTTAAAATGTCCCACCACAAATTAGCAATGGTTTTAGCAGAAGGTAAAGCTTATGACGTTGCAAAAAATTTAAAAACTGGAATTGTTATTGGCGCAGACACATTTCTCGTACTCAAAAATAAAAGAATTGGCAAACCAAAAAACAAAAAAGAAGCATTCAAAACATTAAAACTTCTCTCCAAAAACACTTTAAACGTTTATTCAGGATTAGCAATATTTGATACACTTAACAATAAAAAAATTCTCGACTACGAATTAACAAAAATCAAATTTAGAAAAATTGAAGAATCAGAAATAAAGGAATATATCAAAACAAAAGAACCCCTAGATAAAGCAGGATCCATCGCAATCCAAGGAATAGGTGCAATTTTTATTGAAAAAATTGAAGGCTGCCCATCAAATGTGATTGGCCTCCCACTCCAATGCCTTTGTAAAAATTTAAAAAAATTAGGAATTTCTGTTTTTGATTACAAAAAAACTAGCAATAAAAAAAAATAACAACAATAACAATCAAAGCTAACCAATCTACAACAAATTAATCATAAAATTCTTTTAACTCACCCTCATAACAACAACCACGCCACTCACCAAGAGATTGCACGGCTTGATTTTCACCACCATACAACCTAAAATAAACTTCCCTGCACACCCCAAGTTCAGTTCTCAACTCTTCTTCTGTCGGAATGATTTGCCCAACATTCAACAACAAAAATTCTAAACGTTGTTGTCTTGCCTCCAACAAAGTTTTCATATATTCATTATCTTCGCCCATTTTAGTTACTCCTCCAATTTGTTAGATTATCTTCGAGGCAGTTCACACAACATTCTCAAAGCCACAAATCTTACTTTTTCTTGCCCCCATTCAGGATGCTTAGATCTAATTAAGCCTTGCATTTGCTTCATCTCACTTACTTTATCAAGTTGTTTTTGGTTTATTTCATTCATTTTATATTATTATAAAGTAGCAAAAATTTAAACATTTGTTGTAGAACATAAAACAACACAAAGTTATTTAAACATCAAAGAAAACCTAAAACAAAACAAATTAAGAGGCAATAAAATGACAAAAATCCAAATCGTTCTTGAAAATATGGGATTTAGCCCAAATGAAATTAAAGTTTATCTCGCACTTAATGATCACGGATCATGCAAAGCAGGAACTATTGCTAAAATATCCAAAATAGATAGAAGCAGCTGCTATAATTCTCTTAAACACTTAATAGAAAAAGGTCTTGTTAGCTATGTTTCAATAGGAAAAATAAAATGGTTTCAATCCGCAAATCCAAAAAGATTAATTGAATATCTAAAACAACAAGAAGATGATGTAAAAGACATCCTCCCCGATTTAGTAGCAAGATACAAAGCAAATAAAATAACAGGACAAGTAAGATTATTTAAAGGATTTAAAGGAGTAAGAACGATTCTCCAAGACATATTATCAGATGAAAAAGAAAATTTGGTATTTGGTAATGAAAATCAATTAGAAGATAAAATGCCCGTTTATCACGGCCAATTTGTAAGGCAACTTAAAGAAAAAAAATTATCTGTTAGAGAAATTGTGCGGGTTGATCGTGCAGAGCCAACTTCTCACGCTCGCCAAACGAGATATGTTCCAAAATCAGTAGAATCTCCAGTCGTAACAAACATTTATGGTGATAAAATTGCTTTAATTATTTGGACTGATGAACCTGAAGGAATAATTATTGAAAATTCTGCAGCAGCAAAAGCATATCGCCATTATTTTGAATTTATGTGGCAACACGCAGATAAGAAAAAGTAAAATAAAAATAACATAAAAAAATTACTAAAAAAATAAAACCAAATAATCACACAACACAATTCAACAATACACATTATATTAATATTAACAAGTCAGATTATTCATTAAACTTTTAATCCATCCCAGTTAAATTTATTTTAGTTATTTTTCTTTTTACATCAAGATGCAGTGTTTCGCCCGCACAATTTACCAAATTTGTTTTTCCACCATATTGTATTTTATTAATTGCCGCGATAAGTTCGCAAGCAGTAGTTCCAAGATCTTTTGTTAAACCCAATTTCAGTCACCTCCTGTTACTACTTAGAAGAACTAACTAATATATAATTAGTTGTTGTAGAAAATTAAACAACAGAAGAACTAAAATATTAACATATATTAATTAAAAAATCAACCAAAATAAGAAAAAAACAAGAAAAAAAATGAATTTTAAGAAAACATTTATAAATAAAAAACACTCAAAACAGGTAAAATGGACGATCTAACAAAAATCACACTCAAAGACAAAAAAATTCTACGTGAACTAGACTTAAACGCCAGACAAAGTAACACCCAAATAGCAAAAAATACTCGTTTAAACAAAAACATAGTAAACTACAGAATTAAAAAATTAGAAGAACTAGAAATAATAACCGGATATAAAACATTATTTGATTATTCCAAATTAGGTTATCTCATATTCAGAATATACCTTGATTTTTACGAATTTGATTTAGAAAAAGAAAAAGAACTTATACAATATCTAACAAAAAATAAAAAAGCAGGTTCAGTTTTTACAACTACAGGAACATGGGATTTAACTGCCAAAATTTATGTGA
It contains:
- a CDS encoding methyltransferase domain-containing protein, which gives rise to MNEQITQKILEELNQTKEEFWNISSETSNFLQIIINTIKPQNILEIGTSNGFSSLQMNLTAHKLNPPPQIITLEKRPDWAPIAEKNIAKSESTNITLIIGNALETIPKLKEKINPNLQFNLIFIDAMKRQYIEYIKLLESNNLLSKKCIILADNVISHSKKVEEYINYVKQNPAYFSKTLNIGPGLEITIKK
- the maf gene encoding septum formation inhibitor Maf encodes the protein MKQKIILASTSPRRKGLLQQININFDIKPSKYEEDMTLKMSHHKLAMVLAEGKAYDVAKNLKTGIVIGADTFLVLKNKRIGKPKNKKEAFKTLKLLSKNTLNVYSGLAIFDTLNNKKILDYELTKIKFRKIEESEIKEYIKTKEPLDKAGSIAIQGIGAIFIEKIEGCPSNVIGLPLQCLCKNLKKLGISVFDYKKTSNKKK
- a CDS encoding DUF1947 domain-containing protein, yielding MKRKQINNKEVKKIIKTLTEKFKIEGLISKKDRLELVEDYIITCNHKPIFFYYQEILIPTLKLLIEDNFLPKVVIDMPAVKFIINGADVMRPGIKEMELFEKNQPIVIIDETHKKPLAIGIPTLSSEDLEKKEKGKLIKNIHHVGDEIWSFN